One Candidatus Binatia bacterium genomic window, TGCTGCGCTTGTGGTTCGGCTACCGTATCGAGCGGTTGGCCGACACCCGGCGCGCGTACCGGCGCATCTGGCGTGAAGTCGACGGGCCGTTGCTGATCTGTGCAAACCACCTGACGATGATTGACTCCGCCATCATCGCCTGGGCGCTCGGGTCTCCGTGGTGGTACGTGCGGCACTTCTCGGCCCTGCCGTGGAACATGCCGGAGCGGAACAACTTTGCCCGCTCACTGCTGGCGCGGATGCTGGCTTACATCATGAAGTGTCTCCCGGTGACCCGCGGTGGGCCGCGCACCGAGGTGATGCAGGTGGTGCACTCGTTCATTGCGGTGTTGGCGAACGGCCATGTCGGTCTGATCTTTCCGGAAGGTGGCCGGAGCCGGACGGGCCGCGTCGACATCGAGCGCGCCGCGTATGGGGTCGGGCGCATCGTTCGTGAGCTACCGGGCTGCCGGGTGCTCTGCGTGTATCTGCGCGGCGCCCACCAAACAGACTTTTCGGACCTGCCGGCGCACAACGAGCGCTTTGGTGTTGCGGTGCGGCTCATTGCGCCGACATCTGCGGTCAACGGCCTCCGCGGCGATCGCGAAATCACACGGCGCATTGTAGAAGAGCTGGCGGATATGGAGCGGCAGTACTTCGATGGTCGGTAACGACGTGGTCGATCTCGCGGATCAGGACTGCCAGCCAGGGAGAACTCACCCGCGGTTCGACCGCCGGGTGTTCAGCCCCAGTGAACTGTGCCTGATCCAGACTAGCTCGGCGCCGGTACGCATGCGCTGGACCCTTTGGGCCGCGAAAGAGAGCGCCTACAAGCTGTTACGTAAGCTCGATCCTAACCTCGGGTTTGCACCGTCCCGGTTTGTCGTGCAACTGGATCGTGTGGCTCGCGCTGATGTCCGCTTTCTTGGCGAGGTAGACGGTGACGGGTCGACAACCGGAACCGTCGTGCGTGGTAACCGATGCGTATCCTTCCGTGCAATCGCAGACGCTGAGGCACTCCACGTCATTGCGACGTGCCATCGCGGGCAGAGCCGGCGGCTGCTGGCAGGGGTGGCGGAGGCAAGCGCCGAGTCTCCCAGCAGCGCTGTGCGGCGCATGGCGATTGCTGCGATCGCAGCGGCGCTGGGTGTGGCCCCCGGAGAACTGAGCGTCGTGCGCGAGGCGCGGATACCGCGGCTGCGGCGAAATGGAGAGCCGGTGCCGATCGATTTGTCATTGTCGCACCACGGTCGCTTCGTGGCCTTTGCCGCCGTGGATTCTCTTCGATGGAGCGCGGCGTGACGCGTGGTCCGATCCACTGCCTTGGCATCGTCAATCGTGGCGAGGCCGCGATGCGCTGTCTGCGTGCGGTCAAGGCGCTGCGGGCCGCGGAGCGGAGCACGCTGAGGGCACTCGCATTATACACCGAGATCGACCGTGATGCGCCTTTTGTCCGGCACGCCGACGTGGCGGTCGCGTTGCCGACACGCGGCGGTGGCGTCGGTGCCTACCTCGATCACGACCGGGTCATGGATGCGCTGCGACGGGGCGGAGCGGACGCCGTGTGGCCGGGATGGGGTTTCGTGGCAGAGGATCCCGACTTTGCCGATCGTGTGGTGGGCGAGGGCCTGCGGTTTCTGGGGCCGAGCGGCGCCACCATACGAAAGATCGGCGATAAGATCGCCGCCAAGCGGTTGGCGCAGCGCGCCGGTATCCCGGTGGCCGCCTGGAGCGGTGGCGAAGCTGCGGACGCGGATACGGCTCTGCTGCATGCTCGCGATTTGGGCTACCCGCTAGTCATCAAAGCCGTGGCCGGGGGTGGAGGACGCGGCATTCGCATGGTCACCGCCGAGGCCGAACTCGCGCCGGCCTTTCAAGCCGCCACGGCAGAATCCCATGCTGCCTTTGGTGACGGCCGACTGTTTCTCGAACGACGTATTGTGGGTGGCCGTCATATCGAAGTCCAGATCGCCGGCGATGCATACGGTCGCGTGCTCGCGCTCGGGTGCCGCGACTGCTCGGTACAGCGCCGCCATCAGAAGGTAATCGAAGAGGCGCCACCATCGGGCCTGTCGTCGGCGGAACTGGAGAGGTTGGAAGCGGCGGCGGTGCACTTGGCCATGCTCGTCGGGTATTGCGGCGTCGGCACCGTCGAGTTTCTCGTGACCGCGGCGGGGTTTTATTTTCTCGAGGTCAACCCGCGGCTCCAGGTCGAGCATGGGATCACGGAAGCCACCACGGGAATCGACCTGGTGCAGCTGCAGATTCGTATCGCGCGTGGTGAGCCGCTGCCAGCGGTGGCGCCGCCGTGCCGCGGCGTGGCCATCGAGGCGCGTGTGTGCGCGGAAGATCCGGATGCCGGTTTTCTTCCCGCTCCCGGGCGTGTCGTCCGTTTCGATCCGCCGCTCGCCCCGGCGGTGCGGGTGGATACCGGCGTTGTGGCGGGCAGCATCATCCCCGCCGATTTCGATTCGCTGGTTGCCAAGGTCATTGCCACCGGTGACACGCGGGAGGAAGCGCGGGTGCGGCTGGTGTGCGCGCTCAGCGACCTCGAGCTGGTGATTGCTGGCGGCGCCACCAACAAGGGCTATCTCCTCGATCTCCTCGCCGCGCCGGAGTTCTGTGCCGGGAAGATCGATACCACGTGGCTCGAGCGCTGGGCCGCCGTACGGGCGCGTGACCAGTTTGCGGTCGAGGCGCTGATGGTGGCCGCAATTTTAGCCTACCAACAAGCCCGCCATGCGGCGCGGTTGAATTTCTACGCCGACACGGCGAATCTCCTGCTGTGGCGTGTGCCGCCGTCAAGCGGGCAGCAAATCGACCTCCGATACAGCGGTGAGCCATACCAGCTGCAGGTGTTTGCCCTCGGCGCCTGGCGCTATCGTGTTTGTCTCGATGGGCGTGCCGTCACCGCTACGCTGCGTGAAGACAGCCCGCATGCGGCGCGACTGGTGCTGGGCGCACAGAGACTGCGGGTGCTGTACGACGTCAGCGAGGCCAGTGTGCGGGTGGAGGTCGAGGGACGCCCGCACCGTTTCGGAAGGCAAACCGCCGGCCAGGTTTGTGCGGGCACGCCGGCGCTGGTGATTGCGCTGCACGTTCGACCCGGTGACCCGGTGGCGGCGGGGCAGCCGATCGGCCTGCTGGAAGCGATGAAGATGGAGCTCGCCGTGCACGCACCGGTAGCTGGGGTGGTCAAGGAGGTCCGCGTGCGCCAAGGCGAGCAGGTGGCGGCCGGCGACGTGCTGCTGGTGATCGATCCCACCGCGGACACGGCCACCGACGAACCCGGTGCGCAGTTGCGGCTGCCTGACTATCCCGACCCGCTCGCGCTGTTCTTCCCGCTGGACGCGGGCGAGCCGCCACAGACGCCGGACTTTCGGGCAGTTGATTGTGCGGAGGCGGCAGCCCGGCACGCCGCTGTCGCCGCCGAGCGCGAGGAAATCCGGAGTCTCCTGCTTGGTTACGACGCCGACGCTCACCGCGGCGAGCTGCTCTTGTCCCTGCTCGACGCCGCGCTGCCGGACGGGTTGTCCGAGACCTTCCGGCGCGAGCTGGCGGAGATTCGGAACGAGTTGACCGCATTCGCGGACATTGAGCAGCTGTTCATTCGCACCCCACGTCTGGCCGCATCGGGCGTGCTGCGGCCGTCAAACGAGGCGCGGCTGCGCACCTTTGTCCGCCGCCTGCGGGCGGGCGGCGCGGGTCTAGCCGAAGGCTTTCTGGCGCTGTTACGGAAGGCGCTACGGCATTACGGGGTTCCGGATCTTTCTCCGAGCGATGTCCTGCAGCGTGCCTTGCTGCGGTTGCTGGCGTCGCAGCGTGCGTCCGAGTTGCGCCACCGCCTGGTGATGGGCGTCATGCGCCGCGTGGTTGCACTGGCGCGCTCTGGCGTTGCGCTCGACGATGACCGTGCGCTGGCAAAGGCGCTGGCGCGCATAGCGCGCATGCGCGGGCAGGTGCCCGATGCCTTGGCCGACGCTGCGATTGAAGCGCAGCATGTCATCTTCGAAGCCCCGACACTCGAGCGCCAACACGCCCGCCGGGGACAGCCACTGTCCGCCTGGCTCACGGGGGCAGAGGCTTCTTTCCGCGAGCCGCCCGAAGCCGTGCTGCGCCAGCTTGCCGCCGCGCCGCGCGCCGTCTTCGCTCGCGTGGAGGGGTGGTTCGACGATACCGATCCGCGCCGCCGCGCCGTGGCCGTGATGGCCACCTTGCGGCGACTGTACCCTGCGAGCGTTCCTCTGGCAGGCGTGGCGCCGCCTCGACGCCAGGCTGCGGTGCAACGGATCGAGTTCCCCGACGCCCGCGTCATCGTCGGCGGCGCGTGCGACCGCGAGGCCGTCCGTCAGACGCTCGAGCGGCTGTGTGACTGGGCATCCCGCGAGACACTACCGCTGGAGGCGATCGAGCTGATCGTGATTGCGCCTGTCCTGCAGGCCCTGGTCGACGCAGAGACCGGCCATGGTAAGAGCCCTGGGCCTGACGAACCGGACGCGTTCTCGGAGATCGCCCTGCTGTCCTCCCTGCCAGCGCGCCGTTTGACGGTGACCCTGCTGACACCCGGCGCAGCCATGGTACACCGGACGTTTGTCGCATCACCGCAGGGTGTGGTGGAGCGGCGCGATCTCCACGGCATACACCCAGAGACGGCGGCTCGCATTGATCTCGACCGCCTCGCCCGCTTCGATCTTGAACGCCTCGACAGCTCGGAGGACATCTACAGTTTCTATGGTCGAAGCCGTGAGGTACCAGGCGACGAGCGGGTCTTCGTCCTGGCCGACGTGCGGGGACCGCTCGAGGACGAGCCGGACGCGTTCCTCCAGGTGGCGACGTTCGAGCGCGCCTTCGATGCGGCCACCCGGGCACTACGCGCAATCCTGGGGACGCGCGATCAGCGGCGGCGCTTGCACTGGAACCGGATCGCGCTGTTCGTTGCACCCGAGGTCTCGCTCGATGCGGCGACGGTCGAGCGCATGGCGCGCCGTTTGGCCCCGGCCACGCGGCACCTCGGATTGGAGAAGGTTGTCGTGCGCTTGCCGGTGATCGATCGCCATGTCCTGGGCGAGCGCGCACGCACGGTTGAGATCGTCATCGCCGATCCCACCGGCAGCCGCATAGCGACTACGTGGCGCGAGCCGCATCGGGAGCCGCTGCGGCCAGCGAGCGACTACGAGCGCAAGGTGGCGGAGGCCCGGCGGCGCGGGGTGATCTACCCGTACGAAATCCTGCGTCTGCTGACTGGCGGTTCGGGTGGAAACGGGCGCTACGATACGACGGCTGGGGACTTACCGAGCGGTAGGTTCGAAGAGTATGACCTTGACCAGACCGCCGTGCCTGTGGCGGCCGTCAGTGTCACCGGTCGGCCGTACGGACTGAACACCGGCTCGGTAGTTTTCGGGATCATCTCGACGCCGATCGACAAGGTGCCCGAGGGCATGCGGCGGGTGCTGCTTCTTTCCGATCCCACAGTCGGCATGGGCGCGCTCGGCAAGGAAGAGTGCGACCGCATCGTAGCTGCCATTGATCTCGCCGAGCGCTTACGGCTCCCTGTGGAGTGGTTGCCGGTGTCGAGCGGCGCGCGCATTGCAATGGACAGCGGGACGGAGAATTTGGACGCGACGGCACGCGTGGTGCGCCGCATTGTCACCTTCACGCAGGCGGGCGGTGTCATCCACGTGATCGTGCATGGCGTGAACGTCGGTGCGCAGAGCTACTTCAACGCACTCAGCACGATGCTCATGCACACGCGTGGCGTGCTGATCATGACCCCGGGTGCCTCGATGGTCCTGACCGGCCGTGCGGCGCTGGAAGCCTCCGGGGCGGTCTCTGCGGAGGACGAAGTCGCGATCGGCGGCTTCGAGCGGATCATGGGGCCCAATGGGGAGGCGCAGTATTACGCCCATAGCCTGGTCGACGCCTACCGCATCCTCTACCAGCACTACGGTTACACGTATGTGGTTCCGGGCGAGCATGGGCCGCGGCCATGGGCGACCACCGATCAGACAGGTCGCCCCGTGACGGAGATGCCGTTCGATCCACAGGACGGCCAGGAGTTTCGCACGGTGGGGGACGTCTTCAACGACGGTATCAACCCGGGACGCAAGCGGCCGTTTGCGATGCGTGCGCTGATGCGGGCCTTGATCGATCAAGACGGCGGCCAGCTCGAGCGCTGGCGGGCGATGACCGGTGCGGAGATGGCGATCGTTTGGGATGCGCACCTCGGCGGGCATCCCGTCTGCCTGATCGGAATCGAAAGCCAGAACCTGCCGCGCGAGGGCTACCGGCCGCTGGACGGGCCCGCCACCTGGAGCGGCGGCACACTGTTCCCGCTGTCGTCGAAGAAAGTGGCGCGTGCGTTGAATGCTGCCAGCGGCAATCGGCCGGTGGTGATCCTGGCAAATTTGTCTGGCTTCGACGGCTCACCGGAATCCATGCGCAAGCTGCAGCTCGAGTACGGCGCCGAGATTGCGCGCGCGGTGGTGAACTTTCAGGGGCCGCTGCTGTTCGTGGTGGTCTCCCGCTACCACGGCGGGGCCTACGTGGTGTTCTCCCAGGCGCTCAACGACCAACTGTACGCTGCGGCGCTGGAGGGCTCGTACGCCTCGGTCATCGGCGGCTCCGCGGCAGCTGCGGTGGTCTTCCCGCGCGAGGTGCGGGCGCGCGCGGCGGCCGACCGACGCATTGCCTGGCTCCGCATGACCGGCGCGCCGCGCGAGGCCCTCGAGCGGACAATGGAAATCGTCATGCTTGAGAAGCGGGCAGAACTGGCCGCCGAGTTCGATGCGGTGCATACCGTCGAGCGCGCCCGAGACGTGGGCTCGCTCCAGAGCATTATTCCCGCCAGCGAGCTACGGCCGCACCTGATCCGGCTTCTGGACGGAGGGACTAGATGAAGTAGTTGTCGGCGGAGTAATCATCTCCCTGCCCGCGTGGTTCTGGGGGGCCTTGGCGGGGTAGGTCGATATGGAAGACGGTCCCATGCGGCTTTCGGTGTGTAAAGCGGATGCCACCGCCATGGGCCAGGACGATTTGTTTGGCGACGGCGAGGCCGAGGCCCGTGCCTTCCGCTTTGGTGGTTTCAAACAGCCGAAACGGTTCCACCGTGTCGGAAATCCCTGGCCCGGTATCCTCCACGGAAACGCGAACGGTTTCCGGGGTCAGCACGCTCACCTGGATGCTGACACATCCCGGACCGCAGTCGATCGCTTCGATGGCGTTCTTGACGAGGTTCTCGATCACCCGCCGCAGCTGTGCCGAGTCTGCCCGGATCTCTCCCACGTCGTCCGTGATCATGTTGATGTCGATTGTCCGGGCACCGGCCAACGGTTGCCAGAAATCGAGCACCTCCTGCAGCAAGTGTGGGAGATGGACGGCGTTCAGCTCCAAGCGCGGTTCGCGGGCAGCGGCCATGAACTCCTTCACCAGCCCCTCGAGCCGGCGGACGGTTGTAAGGATCTGCTCGGCTGGCTTGCGCACCGCGTCGGCGGGAGACACCTCGCCGGACTGGACGCGGCGGAGGAGCAGCTGTGCCTGCATCGACAGCCCCGCCAGGGGATTGCCGAGATCGTGAACGATCTGGGCGGCGATGGCGCCGATGTCGGCCAAGCGCTCTCGCTCGCGGCCCAGCTTGTACAGCTCAGGGGTTGCGGTTTCCGCGCGCCGTCGCGTCGGCATCAGCGGCTCTCCCGTTCTGTTCGGTCACCGTCAAGGCAGCACGACTTTCCGTGATCCCCGACCGTGGACTCC contains:
- a CDS encoding HAMP domain-containing sensor histidine kinase codes for the protein MPTRRRAETATPELYKLGRERERLADIGAIAAQIVHDLGNPLAGLSMQAQLLLRRVQSGEVSPADAVRKPAEQILTTVRRLEGLVKEFMAAAREPRLELNAVHLPHLLQEVLDFWQPLAGARTIDINMITDDVGEIRADSAQLRRVIENLVKNAIEAIDCGPGCVSIQVSVLTPETVRVSVEDTGPGISDTVEPFRLFETTKAEGTGLGLAVAKQIVLAHGGGIRFTHRKPHGTVFHIDLPRQGPPEPRGQGDDYSADNYFI
- a CDS encoding lysophospholipid acyltransferase family protein, with protein sequence MPRRRRLALVLQREIGRVLGPVWIPVLGGLLRLWFGYRIERLADTRRAYRRIWREVDGPLLICANHLTMIDSAIIAWALGSPWWYVRHFSALPWNMPERNNFARSLLARMLAYIMKCLPVTRGGPRTEVMQVVHSFIAVLANGHVGLIFPEGGRSRTGRVDIERAAYGVGRIVRELPGCRVLCVYLRGAHQTDFSDLPAHNERFGVAVRLIAPTSAVNGLRGDREITRRIVEELADMERQYFDGR
- a CDS encoding carboxyl transferase domain-containing protein — translated: MTRGPIHCLGIVNRGEAAMRCLRAVKALRAAERSTLRALALYTEIDRDAPFVRHADVAVALPTRGGGVGAYLDHDRVMDALRRGGADAVWPGWGFVAEDPDFADRVVGEGLRFLGPSGATIRKIGDKIAAKRLAQRAGIPVAAWSGGEAADADTALLHARDLGYPLVIKAVAGGGGRGIRMVTAEAELAPAFQAATAESHAAFGDGRLFLERRIVGGRHIEVQIAGDAYGRVLALGCRDCSVQRRHQKVIEEAPPSGLSSAELERLEAAAVHLAMLVGYCGVGTVEFLVTAAGFYFLEVNPRLQVEHGITEATTGIDLVQLQIRIARGEPLPAVAPPCRGVAIEARVCAEDPDAGFLPAPGRVVRFDPPLAPAVRVDTGVVAGSIIPADFDSLVAKVIATGDTREEARVRLVCALSDLELVIAGGATNKGYLLDLLAAPEFCAGKIDTTWLERWAAVRARDQFAVEALMVAAILAYQQARHAARLNFYADTANLLLWRVPPSSGQQIDLRYSGEPYQLQVFALGAWRYRVCLDGRAVTATLREDSPHAARLVLGAQRLRVLYDVSEASVRVEVEGRPHRFGRQTAGQVCAGTPALVIALHVRPGDPVAAGQPIGLLEAMKMELAVHAPVAGVVKEVRVRQGEQVAAGDVLLVIDPTADTATDEPGAQLRLPDYPDPLALFFPLDAGEPPQTPDFRAVDCAEAAARHAAVAAEREEIRSLLLGYDADAHRGELLLSLLDAALPDGLSETFRRELAEIRNELTAFADIEQLFIRTPRLAASGVLRPSNEARLRTFVRRLRAGGAGLAEGFLALLRKALRHYGVPDLSPSDVLQRALLRLLASQRASELRHRLVMGVMRRVVALARSGVALDDDRALAKALARIARMRGQVPDALADAAIEAQHVIFEAPTLERQHARRGQPLSAWLTGAEASFREPPEAVLRQLAAAPRAVFARVEGWFDDTDPRRRAVAVMATLRRLYPASVPLAGVAPPRRQAAVQRIEFPDARVIVGGACDREAVRQTLERLCDWASRETLPLEAIELIVIAPVLQALVDAETGHGKSPGPDEPDAFSEIALLSSLPARRLTVTLLTPGAAMVHRTFVASPQGVVERRDLHGIHPETAARIDLDRLARFDLERLDSSEDIYSFYGRSREVPGDERVFVLADVRGPLEDEPDAFLQVATFERAFDAATRALRAILGTRDQRRRLHWNRIALFVAPEVSLDAATVERMARRLAPATRHLGLEKVVVRLPVIDRHVLGERARTVEIVIADPTGSRIATTWREPHREPLRPASDYERKVAEARRRGVIYPYEILRLLTGGSGGNGRYDTTAGDLPSGRFEEYDLDQTAVPVAAVSVTGRPYGLNTGSVVFGIISTPIDKVPEGMRRVLLLSDPTVGMGALGKEECDRIVAAIDLAERLRLPVEWLPVSSGARIAMDSGTENLDATARVVRRIVTFTQAGGVIHVIVHGVNVGAQSYFNALSTMLMHTRGVLIMTPGASMVLTGRAALEASGAVSAEDEVAIGGFERIMGPNGEAQYYAHSLVDAYRILYQHYGYTYVVPGEHGPRPWATTDQTGRPVTEMPFDPQDGQEFRTVGDVFNDGINPGRKRPFAMRALMRALIDQDGGQLERWRAMTGAEMAIVWDAHLGGHPVCLIGIESQNLPREGYRPLDGPATWSGGTLFPLSSKKVARALNAASGNRPVVILANLSGFDGSPESMRKLQLEYGAEIARAVVNFQGPLLFVVVSRYHGGAYVVFSQALNDQLYAAALEGSYASVIGGSAAAAVVFPREVRARAAADRRIAWLRMTGAPREALERTMEIVMLEKRAELAAEFDAVHTVERARDVGSLQSIIPASELRPHLIRLLDGGTR
- a CDS encoding 4'-phosphopantetheinyl transferase superfamily protein, which translates into the protein MVGNDVVDLADQDCQPGRTHPRFDRRVFSPSELCLIQTSSAPVRMRWTLWAAKESAYKLLRKLDPNLGFAPSRFVVQLDRVARADVRFLGEVDGDGSTTGTVVRGNRCVSFRAIADAEALHVIATCHRGQSRRLLAGVAEASAESPSSAVRRMAIAAIAAALGVAPGELSVVREARIPRLRRNGEPVPIDLSLSHHGRFVAFAAVDSLRWSAA